In a single window of the Platichthys flesus chromosome 5, fPlaFle2.1, whole genome shotgun sequence genome:
- the smim18 gene encoding small integral membrane protein 18 — protein sequence MANLTATINPSNLSWHEEAISLSHVSLQVQEVYPFHDGWNVACFVILLLFILTVLSLAALAVLYELLDCGCCAKEKTHHQLQEEGPGSCSRLMTSICKEPESHTEVV from the coding sequence ATGGCCAACCTAACTGCCACTATAAACCCAAGTAATCTCTCGTGGCATGAAGaggccatctctctctcccatgtCTCCTTGCAAGTCCAGGAAGTGTACCCCTTCCATGACGGCTGGAACGTGGCGTGCTTCGtcatcctcctgctcttcatcctcactgtcCTGTCTCTGGCGGCCTTGGCCGTGCTCTACGAGCTACTTGACTGTGGGTGCTGCGCCAAAGAGAAGACACATCACCAGCTACAGGAGGAGGGGCCGGGGAGCTGCAGCAGGCTCATGACCAGCATTTGCAAGGAGCCCGAATCACACACTGAGGTGGTCTAA